CCGATAGGGGAGATAGCCCACATCGCAATACCGATCATACATTTCCCGCACACATTGGTCGGCGCGACCACGCTCCTCAAGGTCATTGCGATCGAACAGGAGCCAGATAATGTGGTGCAGGTCGCGGCCAGTTCCCAGAATCAGTTCCGCTGCGTAGTGGAATCCATACTTGCTATAGGTTTCCTCGGCGATGCGAATCTGCCGCTGGACATGTTCGTTGGTTACGGGGGCCACCGGCGATATCCATTCCGCCCCGACCTTCCCCACCCAGCCGGACATGTCGAATTCGGCAAGGGGTTCCCCCCTCATCGCTTTCTCTCGGGCCCGCCAATAGGGGCTGGCCGCCTGCTCTGCCGCGTCGAGGAAGCGGCATTTGGGAATCGCCCTCGTGAGCGCCTCTTCGACTATTTTCCGATACGTCCGGACCGTCTCCGGCGGGCCGTAGAGGGCGCCGGCGAAGTTCCATTCCCCGAGGCTGTAATCCTTTTTCAACCCTTTGAGCACTTCCGAATCATAGTCGAACCGCCTCCCCACCCGGGGTAGAATGTTTTTGCTCTCGCCCCAGCAGGCCGTAAGGCCCAGCGCTTTCCGGACATGGGTCACACAGGCGCCGTTGGGAATCACCATATTGAGCTTGAGCGGTCGCAACACTTCCACCGCCCGGTACACTGCGTCCGGCTCCTCCATGACCACCGCCAGCGGTTCGTATGCCGGGGGCTTCGGCATCAGCCAGAAACCCGCCTTGGTCACAATGCCGAAATTGGACGATGTAAAGAGTCCGTCCAGGTAGGGCCCATAGCCCCACTTGAAAATCTGCCATGTTTTCGTCCCGGGCAGCGCCCCCGTCCCGGTGCGCAACACCTGCCCGTTGGCCAGGACAACCTCCATCCCGCAACTGAACAGAAACTTCTCCCCCAGCGGCGTGTAGCC
This is a stretch of genomic DNA from Desulfuromonas sp. TF. It encodes these proteins:
- a CDS encoding FAD-binding oxidoreductase, giving the protein MEPIDQALKNIEEVVGGEYILTSPKVLKKYALNMIASGNILPAAVVRPASVEEIQAILKIVNEYRVPIWTLSCGQNHGYGLACATKPGMVILELKRMNRILEVNVDLGYALVEPGVTFRQLYQYLQDNNIPLWMDVPSASPDASYLGNITERGAGYTPLGEKFLFSCGMEVVLANGQVLRTGTGALPGTKTWQIFKWGYGPYLDGLFTSSNFGIVTKAGFWLMPKPPAYEPLAVVMEEPDAVYRAVEVLRPLKLNMVIPNGACVTHVRKALGLTACWGESKNILPRVGRRFDYDSEVLKGLKKDYSLGEWNFAGALYGPPETVRTYRKIVEEALTRAIPKCRFLDAAEQAASPYWRAREKAMRGEPLAEFDMSGWVGKVGAEWISPVAPVTNEHVQRQIRIAEETYSKYGFHYAAELILGTGRDLHHIIWLLFDRNDLEERGRADQCVREMYDRYCDVGYLPYRSSIDMGDHLMRKLGHFRDVCHDLKRVFDPNNILSPGKSGVDLEDLK